The Fusobacterium necrophorum subsp. necrophorum genome has a window encoding:
- the alr gene encoding alanine racemase, with translation MRAWVEIDTEHLRHNIREIQKRAEGLEICGVIKANAYGLGVFPVTKILEEEGIHFFAVASLEEAKEVRSAGIAGEILILGSLFHEEILEAEEAGFHINVSSREELEWISQHAPKVKIHIKIDTGMTRLGFSYQEGRDILAFAKQLSLQISGIFSHFSDADGISQEARKYTETQIERFLPYANQKDIPYRHIFNSGALVQHREQKIGNMVRAGICMYGILGSTPIPDFKNVVTLKTKVLFKKKVEEDTYVSYGRLYCLKKGETYVTLPIGYADGVKKYLANGGKVEILGELCPIIGAICMDMMMVKIPENLVDKIEIGTEVIVWNNEIIEKNNIPETCTWDMLTALGRRVQRIYK, from the coding sequence ATGAGAGCATGGGTAGAAATTGATACGGAACATTTAAGGCATAATATTCGGGAAATTCAAAAAAGAGCAGAAGGATTGGAGATTTGCGGAGTGATCAAGGCGAATGCTTATGGACTGGGAGTTTTTCCTGTGACCAAAATCTTAGAGGAGGAGGGAATTCATTTTTTTGCAGTGGCGTCTTTGGAGGAAGCTAAGGAAGTAAGAAGTGCCGGAATTGCAGGAGAGATTTTAATTTTAGGTTCCCTATTTCACGAGGAAATTTTGGAGGCGGAAGAAGCGGGCTTTCATATCAATGTCAGCAGTCGGGAAGAATTGGAATGGATTTCTCAGCATGCTCCGAAGGTAAAAATTCATATAAAAATAGATACGGGAATGACAAGATTGGGATTTTCCTATCAGGAGGGAAGGGATATCCTTGCTTTTGCCAAACAACTTTCTTTACAAATTAGCGGAATTTTTTCTCATTTTTCAGATGCCGACGGGATTTCTCAAGAGGCACGAAAATACACGGAAACACAAATAGAGCGCTTTTTGCCTTATGCAAATCAGAAAGATATTCCCTATCGTCATATTTTTAATAGTGGGGCTTTGGTGCAACACAGGGAACAAAAAATTGGAAATATGGTGAGAGCGGGTATCTGTATGTATGGAATTTTGGGTTCCACTCCCATTCCCGATTTTAAAAATGTAGTGACGTTAAAAACAAAGGTTTTGTTTAAGAAAAAAGTGGAAGAAGATACCTACGTTTCCTATGGAAGATTATATTGCCTAAAGAAAGGAGAGACGTATGTCACCTTGCCAATCGGTTATGCAGACGGTGTGAAAAAATATCTAGCCAATGGAGGAAAGGTAGAAATTTTAGGAGAGTTATGTCCGATTATCGGTGCCATTTGCATGGATATGATGATGGTCAAAATTCCGGAAAATTTGGTGGACAAGATTGAAATAGGAACAGAAGTTATCGTATGGAATAATGAAATCATTGAAAAAAACAACATTCCGGAAACTTGTACTTGGGATATGCTTACAGCTTTAGGAAGAAGAGTACAGAGAATTTATAAATAG
- the secF gene encoding protein translocase subunit SecF has product MQVNVIKHSKRYLGLALMMVILSLGVFFAKGLNYGIDFSGGNLLQIRYEKEVTLHDINKSLDQIKDIPQIGTNSRKVQTSEDNTVIIRTQEISEEDKKVILNQLKTIGNYQIDKEDKVGASVGKELKTSAIYALGIGAVLIIIYITFRFEFIFAIGAIIALLHDLILAIGCISLLYYEINTPFIAAILTILGYSINDTIVVFDRIRENLKRRGKTNMSIEECLTKSVNQVMIRSINTSVTTLFAIVAILLLGGDSLRTFIVTLLVGILAGTYSSVFIATPVVYFLHKKGNGGGMEKISAEEEEENEEEEKILV; this is encoded by the coding sequence ATGCAAGTAAACGTGATTAAACACAGCAAACGATATTTAGGACTTGCTCTGATGATGGTTATCCTTTCGCTTGGAGTCTTTTTTGCCAAAGGTTTAAACTATGGAATCGATTTTTCGGGAGGAAACTTATTACAAATTAGGTATGAGAAGGAAGTCACTCTTCATGATATCAATAAAAGTTTGGATCAAATCAAGGATATTCCGCAAATCGGTACCAACAGTAGAAAAGTACAAACTTCGGAGGATAATACTGTGATTATTCGAACACAGGAAATTTCTGAAGAGGACAAGAAAGTGATTTTAAATCAATTAAAAACGATTGGAAACTATCAAATTGACAAAGAGGATAAAGTAGGAGCAAGTGTTGGAAAGGAATTAAAAACATCAGCTATTTATGCTTTAGGAATTGGAGCGGTATTGATTATTATTTACATTACCTTCCGGTTTGAATTTATTTTCGCCATTGGAGCCATTATTGCCCTGCTTCACGATTTGATTTTAGCCATCGGTTGTATTTCTTTGTTGTATTATGAAATCAATACCCCGTTCATTGCGGCTATTTTAACGATTTTAGGATACTCTATCAATGATACCATTGTAGTATTTGATAGAATTCGGGAGAATTTAAAAAGAAGAGGAAAGACGAATATGAGCATAGAGGAATGCCTGACGAAATCCGTCAATCAGGTTATGATTCGTTCTATCAATACTTCCGTAACAACTTTGTTCGCCATTGTGGCAATTTTGTTGCTGGGGGGAGATAGCTTACGAACTTTTATTGTGACGCTTCTGGTTGGAATTTTAGCCGGAACCTATAGTTCCGTTTTCATTGCAACACCGGTGGTATATTTCCTACATAAAAAAGGAAACGGAGGAGGAATGGAAAAAATTTCAGCAGAGGAAGAGGAAGAAAACGAAGAGGAAGAAAAGATTTTGGTATAG
- the alaS gene encoding alanine--tRNA ligase — protein sequence MLTGNEIRQKFIEFFESKAHKHFESASLIPDDPTLLLTVAGMVPFKPYFLGQKEAPCPRVTTYQKCIRTNDLENVGRTARHHTFFEMLGNFSFGDYFKKEAIVWSWEFVTEVLGLPKDKLWVTVFTTDDEAEKIWIEECHFPKERIVRMGESENWWAAGPTGSCGPCSEIHVDLGPAYGGDENSKIGDEGTDNRYIEIWNLVFTEWNRMEDGHLEPLPKKNIDTGAGLERIAAMVQGKENNFETDLLFPLVEEAGRLTNSTYHENPEKDFSLKVITDHSRAVTFLIHDGVIPSNEGRGYILRRILRRAVRHGRLLGQKELFLYKMVKKVVEQFAVAYPDLAANMENIQKIVKIEEEKFSNTLDQGIQLVNEQIALALQAGKTKLDGEITFKMYDTYGFPYELTEEICHEKGIAVSQEEFLEKMEEQKEKARAARAVIMEKGQDSFIEKFYDTHGVTEFTGYHSSQEKAKLLNVRTREDGTLLLIFDKTPFYAESGGQVGDRGMIFSNAFQGKVLDVKKQKEIFIHVVESISGELKEGEECSLEVDMKYRAAVSKNHTATHLLHKALREVLGTHVQQAGSLVDSEKLRFDFSHYEAMTEEQIKLVEERVNEKISEAIAVEISHKSMEEAKACGAMMLFGDKYGDTVRVVDVPGFSTELCGGIHVENIGHIGLFKIVSEGGIAAGIRRIEAKTGYEAYRFVEENMEILQKSATLLKTESSLLVEKVEKVLQEEKEKSREIASLKEKIAKQEAEALYSHMLEMAGAKVFMAKYEDKSMDDLRKMIDFVKDKEENAIVVLTSTLEKLSFAVGVSKALTSKWKAGNLVKILAEITGGKGGGKPDFAQAGGKDKTKIAEAMEAVKKAIQEKE from the coding sequence ATGTTAACAGGAAATGAGATTCGACAAAAATTTATTGAATTTTTTGAATCAAAGGCACATAAGCATTTTGAAAGTGCTTCTTTGATTCCCGATGATCCGACTTTATTATTGACCGTGGCGGGAATGGTACCATTCAAACCATATTTTTTAGGACAAAAAGAAGCTCCTTGTCCAAGAGTGACAACCTATCAGAAATGTATTCGTACGAATGACTTGGAAAATGTAGGAAGAACGGCGAGACACCATACTTTTTTTGAAATGCTTGGAAATTTCTCCTTTGGGGATTACTTTAAAAAAGAAGCAATTGTATGGTCTTGGGAATTTGTGACGGAAGTGTTGGGGCTGCCGAAAGATAAACTGTGGGTCACCGTCTTCACGACAGATGATGAAGCGGAGAAGATTTGGATTGAAGAATGTCATTTCCCGAAAGAAAGAATTGTGAGAATGGGAGAAAGTGAAAACTGGTGGGCAGCAGGGCCGACCGGTTCCTGTGGACCTTGCTCGGAAATTCATGTGGATTTAGGTCCTGCCTACGGTGGGGATGAAAACTCCAAAATCGGGGATGAGGGAACTGACAATCGATACATTGAGATTTGGAACTTAGTATTTACGGAGTGGAATCGAATGGAAGACGGACATTTGGAACCTCTACCGAAAAAAAATATTGATACGGGAGCCGGATTGGAAAGAATTGCCGCCATGGTGCAAGGAAAGGAAAATAATTTCGAAACGGATTTGTTATTTCCTTTGGTAGAAGAGGCAGGACGATTGACAAATTCGACTTATCATGAGAATCCGGAAAAGGATTTTTCCTTAAAGGTAATTACGGACCACTCCAGAGCGGTGACTTTTTTAATTCATGACGGAGTCATTCCGTCCAATGAGGGAAGAGGCTATATTCTTAGAAGAATTTTAAGAAGAGCGGTACGACATGGAAGATTATTGGGGCAAAAAGAATTATTCCTATATAAAATGGTCAAAAAGGTAGTGGAGCAATTTGCCGTTGCCTATCCTGATTTAGCAGCAAATATGGAAAATATTCAAAAAATTGTAAAAATTGAGGAAGAAAAATTTTCCAATACCTTAGATCAAGGAATTCAATTGGTCAATGAACAAATTGCGTTGGCTTTACAAGCGGGAAAAACGAAATTAGACGGGGAAATCACTTTTAAGATGTACGATACCTACGGGTTCCCGTATGAATTGACCGAAGAAATTTGTCATGAAAAAGGAATTGCCGTTTCTCAGGAAGAATTCTTGGAAAAAATGGAAGAACAAAAAGAGAAAGCCAGAGCAGCAAGAGCCGTTATTATGGAAAAAGGGCAGGACAGCTTCATTGAAAAATTTTATGATACCCATGGAGTGACAGAATTTACCGGATATCACAGCAGCCAAGAAAAAGCAAAATTGTTGAATGTGAGAACTCGAGAGGACGGAACTTTATTGTTGATTTTTGATAAAACACCTTTTTATGCGGAATCCGGAGGACAAGTAGGAGATCGGGGTATGATTTTCTCGAATGCTTTTCAAGGAAAAGTATTGGATGTAAAAAAACAGAAAGAAATTTTCATTCATGTGGTGGAAAGTATTTCCGGAGAGCTTAAAGAAGGAGAAGAGTGCTCTTTGGAAGTAGATATGAAATACCGAGCAGCGGTTTCGAAAAATCATACAGCAACGCATTTATTGCATAAGGCTTTACGAGAGGTCTTGGGAACTCATGTGCAACAAGCCGGTTCCTTGGTGGACTCTGAAAAGCTTCGATTCGACTTCAGCCATTATGAAGCGATGACGGAAGAACAAATCAAATTGGTGGAAGAAAGAGTCAATGAAAAAATTTCTGAGGCGATTGCGGTAGAGATTTCTCACAAGAGCATGGAGGAAGCAAAAGCCTGCGGAGCTATGATGTTATTTGGAGATAAGTACGGAGATACTGTCCGAGTTGTTGATGTTCCGGGATTTTCTACGGAGCTGTGTGGAGGAATTCACGTAGAAAATATAGGACATATCGGTTTGTTTAAAATCGTATCGGAAGGCGGAATTGCAGCAGGAATTCGAAGAATCGAAGCAAAGACCGGTTATGAAGCGTATCGTTTTGTGGAAGAAAATATGGAAATATTACAAAAAAGTGCGACATTATTGAAAACGGAAAGCAGTCTTTTGGTAGAAAAAGTCGAAAAAGTATTGCAGGAAGAAAAAGAGAAAAGTAGAGAAATTGCAAGTTTAAAAGAAAAAATTGCAAAGCAGGAGGCGGAAGCTCTCTACAGTCATATGCTTGAAATGGCAGGAGCAAAGGTGTTCATGGCAAAATATGAAGATAAGAGCATGGATGATTTGCGAAAGATGATTGATTTTGTAAAAGATAAAGAGGAAAATGCGATTGTCGTATTGACAAGTACCTTGGAAAAATTATCTTTTGCCGTGGGAGTCAGCAAGGCCTTGACTTCGAAATGGAAAGCGGGAAATCTTGTGAAAATTCTTGCGGAAATCACAGGCGGAAAAGGTGGAGGAAAACCGGATTTTGCACAAGCCGGAGGAAAAGATAAAACAAAAATAGCGGAAGCGATGGAAGCTGTGAAAAAAGCAATTCAAGAAAAGGAATAA
- a CDS encoding LptF/LptG family permease: MKIINSYILKESRGPIVLSVSIFTFIFLLDIIVTMMESIIVKGISVFDVTRILSFYVPPILTQTLPLGLFVGIMITFSKFTRSSEAIAMNSIGMDIRAILKPILYLGFASMFFILFLQESIIPRSYIKLQYLASKIAYENPVFQLKERTFMNNLENYSLYIDKVGRDKHAKGILIFENDKKSTFPVVLAGHEAYWRDSSIVLKKANFISFDEKGVRKLTGSFEDKRVELQAYFSDLKIKVKENEMMSIATLLQEMKGKTKEEKLIYKVELHRKLALPFSSVMLSVLGVLLSIGHQRSGKKAGILVGILTIFFYISLLNIGIVLANVGKIPILLGVWLPNLLLAALTYRLYLVKKRKGI, from the coding sequence ATGAAAATAATTAACTCGTATATTTTAAAAGAAAGTAGAGGACCCATTGTACTGAGTGTGTCTATTTTTACTTTTATATTTTTATTGGACATTATTGTGACTATGATGGAGAGCATTATTGTGAAAGGAATTTCTGTGTTTGATGTGACAAGGATCCTTTCTTTCTATGTTCCTCCTATCCTAACCCAAACTCTTCCTTTGGGGCTTTTTGTAGGGATTATGATTACTTTCTCAAAATTTACAAGAAGTAGCGAGGCAATTGCGATGAATTCTATCGGTATGGATATTCGCGCCATTTTAAAACCGATTTTGTATTTGGGCTTTGCCTCCATGTTCTTTATTTTGTTTTTACAGGAAAGTATTATTCCCAGATCCTATATTAAGTTGCAGTATCTGGCTTCCAAAATTGCTTATGAAAATCCGGTATTTCAACTGAAAGAAAGAACGTTTATGAATAATTTGGAAAATTATAGTCTGTATATAGATAAAGTGGGAAGAGACAAGCATGCAAAGGGAATTTTAATCTTCGAAAATGATAAAAAATCTACTTTTCCGGTGGTATTGGCGGGGCATGAAGCATACTGGCGAGATTCTTCCATTGTCTTGAAAAAGGCAAATTTCATCAGTTTTGATGAGAAGGGAGTTCGGAAGTTAACAGGAAGTTTTGAGGATAAGAGAGTGGAACTGCAGGCTTATTTTTCTGATTTAAAGATTAAAGTAAAAGAAAATGAGATGATGAGTATTGCTACACTATTGCAAGAGATGAAAGGCAAGACGAAGGAAGAAAAATTAATTTATAAGGTGGAACTTCATCGGAAACTGGCTTTGCCTTTTTCTTCCGTTATGTTATCTGTGTTAGGGGTATTGCTTTCCATCGGACATCAGAGAAGCGGGAAAAAAGCCGGAATTTTAGTTGGAATTTTGACAATTTTTTTCTATATTTCTTTGTTAAATATAGGGATTGTCTTGGCAAATGTGGGAAAAATTCCAATTTTATTGGGAGTTTGGCTTCCAAATTTATTATTGGCGGCTCTCACCTATCGTTTGTATCTGGTTAAAAAAAGAAAGGGGATTTAG
- the secD gene encoding protein translocase subunit SecD, with product MKSKLMLKLLLVLGILAGAIWLSFSKPTKLGLDLKGGVYVVLEAVPEPGQSLDKDAMGRLIEVLDRRINGLGVAESSVQMAGDNRVIIELPGVDNTEDAVKMVGKTALLEFKLKQEDGSLGETLLTGGALKKADVSYDNLGRPQIQFEMTPEGAREFAKITRENVGRQLAITLDGEVQTAPVINGEIPSGSGVITGNYTVEEAKATATLLNAGALPVKAEIAEIRTVGASLGDESIAQSKQAGMLAIVLIWLFMILFYRLPGIVADIALVFFGFITFGVLNFIDATLTLPGIAGLILSAGMAVDANVIIFERIKEELQFGNTIRNAINSGFNKGFVAIFDSNITTLIITIILFTFGTGPVKGFAVTLTIGTLGSMFTAITITKVLLLNFVEIFGFTKPSLFGVKGKKGEAK from the coding sequence ATGAAATCAAAGTTAATGTTGAAATTGCTATTGGTTCTTGGAATTCTTGCGGGAGCAATTTGGTTAAGTTTTTCAAAGCCTACCAAGCTGGGATTGGACTTAAAAGGCGGAGTGTATGTGGTATTGGAAGCGGTACCGGAACCAGGACAAAGTTTGGATAAAGATGCTATGGGACGTTTGATTGAAGTATTGGATCGAAGAATCAACGGCTTGGGAGTTGCGGAATCCAGTGTACAAATGGCGGGAGACAATCGTGTGATTATTGAATTGCCGGGAGTCGATAATACGGAAGATGCCGTCAAAATGGTAGGAAAGACGGCTTTATTGGAATTCAAATTAAAACAGGAAGACGGAAGCTTGGGAGAAACTCTATTGACAGGAGGAGCTCTAAAAAAAGCGGATGTTTCTTACGATAATTTAGGAAGACCTCAAATTCAATTTGAAATGACTCCGGAAGGGGCAAGAGAATTTGCAAAAATTACAAGAGAAAATGTAGGAAGACAATTGGCAATCACTTTGGACGGAGAGGTACAAACCGCTCCTGTCATCAATGGAGAAATTCCAAGCGGTAGTGGAGTGATTACAGGAAACTATACCGTGGAAGAAGCAAAGGCAACAGCTACTTTATTAAATGCGGGAGCCTTACCGGTAAAAGCGGAAATTGCAGAAATTCGTACAGTAGGAGCTTCTTTGGGAGATGAGTCGATTGCTCAAAGTAAACAAGCCGGAATGTTGGCCATTGTTTTGATTTGGCTCTTTATGATATTATTCTATCGATTGCCGGGAATTGTGGCGGATATTGCATTGGTATTTTTCGGATTTATTACTTTCGGAGTCTTAAATTTCATTGATGCTACCTTGACCTTGCCGGGAATTGCAGGCTTGATTCTTTCCGCGGGAATGGCAGTGGATGCAAACGTAATTATTTTCGAAAGAATCAAGGAGGAATTACAGTTCGGAAACACCATTCGAAATGCAATTAACAGCGGATTTAACAAAGGATTTGTGGCAATTTTCGACTCGAATATTACTACTTTAATCATTACCATTATTCTATTTACCTTTGGAACAGGACCGGTCAAAGGCTTTGCCGTCACATTGACTATCGGAACGCTTGGCTCCATGTTTACGGCAATTACGATTACCAAAGTATTGCTGTTGAATTTTGTAGAAATATTCGGCTTTACAAAACCAAGTTTATTTGGGGTAAAAGGAAAGAAAGGGGAGGCGAAGTAG
- a CDS encoding CvpA family protein gives MYLDIIVCVILLLAILTGATNGMYVEFISMFGLFLNIMLTKSYTPSIISFFKIKYINNNYALTYIVVFISLYLLIKIVLCISNRVLRDKSKGIITRGIGALIGLAKGTVIAFIFLLIYNFSMDLFPSIRVYSVGSKANVIFADVVPEMEKFIPDIFVEKLNRMRNFNFIEKALRNQRNAYENN, from the coding sequence ATGTATTTAGATATTATTGTTTGTGTGATTCTACTATTAGCAATTTTGACAGGAGCCACGAATGGAATGTATGTAGAATTTATTTCCATGTTTGGTCTATTTTTAAATATTATGCTGACAAAGTCTTATACTCCCAGCATTATTTCTTTTTTTAAAATTAAATATATCAATAATAACTATGCTTTGACTTACATTGTGGTGTTTATCAGCCTATATCTTTTGATTAAGATTGTGCTTTGTATCAGTAATCGAGTGTTGCGAGATAAGAGTAAAGGAATCATCACTCGAGGAATTGGAGCACTGATTGGATTGGCAAAGGGGACGGTGATTGCTTTTATTTTTCTGTTGATCTATAATTTTTCCATGGACTTGTTTCCAAGTATTCGAGTTTATTCCGTCGGAAGTAAAGCGAATGTCATCTTTGCAGATGTCGTACCGGAAATGGAAAAATTTATTCCGGATATTTTTGTAGAGAAATTGAATCGTATGAGAAATTTTAACTTTATAGAGAAGGCATTGAGAAATCAAAGGAATGCATATGAAAATAATTAA
- the lptB gene encoding LPS export ABC transporter ATP-binding protein, whose protein sequence is MINLTARNLVKAYKQRKVVDSVSLEVNKGEIVGLLGPNGAGKTTTFYMITGIIKPNAGSVICNGQEITSYPMYKRANLGIGYLAQEPSVFRNLTVEDNIRAILEMKNYSKKTQKEIVAKLLEEFKLTHVYQSLGYSLSGGERRRVEIARTIANNPSFILLDEPFAGVDPIAVEDIQQSIRYLQKRGLGILITDHSVRETLNITEKAYIMAQGKVIISGSPQEIAENEMARKIYLGENFKLD, encoded by the coding sequence ATGATCAATCTGACTGCGAGGAATTTAGTAAAAGCCTATAAGCAGAGAAAAGTGGTGGACTCTGTGAGTTTAGAAGTGAATAAAGGAGAGATTGTTGGATTGTTGGGACCCAATGGAGCGGGGAAAACAACAACTTTCTATATGATTACGGGAATTATCAAGCCGAATGCCGGCTCTGTGATTTGCAATGGTCAGGAGATTACTTCCTACCCTATGTATAAAAGAGCAAATTTAGGAATCGGATATTTGGCTCAAGAGCCTTCCGTATTTCGGAATTTAACGGTGGAAGATAATATTCGAGCCATCTTAGAGATGAAAAATTATTCGAAAAAAACACAAAAAGAAATTGTGGCAAAGCTATTGGAAGAATTTAAATTGACACATGTCTATCAATCTTTAGGTTATTCCTTGTCGGGAGGAGAAAGACGACGGGTAGAAATTGCCAGAACGATAGCAAACAATCCGAGCTTTATTTTATTGGACGAACCTTTTGCCGGAGTGGATCCTATTGCGGTGGAAGATATCCAACAAAGTATTCGCTATCTACAAAAGAGAGGCTTGGGAATTTTAATCACCGACCACAGCGTGCGGGAAACTTTGAATATTACGGAAAAAGCCTATATTATGGCTCAAGGAAAGGTAATTATCAGCGGAAGTCCACAAGAAATTGCCGAAAATGAAATGGCAAGAAAAATTTATTTGGGAGAAAATTTTAAATTAGACTAG
- the ruvX gene encoding Holliday junction resolvase RuvX — MLKKYLALDVGDVRIGVAKSDPLGMLAIPLETIDRRKEKPVKRIMQLCEEENTKSIVVGIPKSLDGSEKRQAEKVRIFIHALKSAIPGVEILEVDERFTTVTADRILTEMNRKGALEKRKVVDKVAASLILQQYLNMKK, encoded by the coding sequence ATGTTAAAAAAATATCTTGCTTTGGATGTGGGAGATGTCCGAATTGGAGTTGCAAAATCCGATCCCTTGGGAATGCTGGCAATTCCTTTGGAAACCATTGATCGAAGAAAAGAAAAGCCTGTAAAACGAATTATGCAATTATGTGAAGAGGAGAATACCAAATCCATTGTAGTGGGGATTCCCAAAAGTTTGGACGGCAGCGAAAAAAGGCAGGCGGAAAAGGTGAGAATATTTATTCATGCTTTAAAATCTGCCATTCCCGGAGTAGAAATTTTGGAAGTGGACGAAAGATTTACCACAGTGACAGCAGATCGGATTTTAACGGAAATGAACCGAAAAGGAGCTTTAGAAAAGAGAAAAGTTGTGGATAAAGTGGCAGCTTCTCTCATTCTACAGCAATATTTAAATATGAAAAAATAG
- a CDS encoding class I SAM-dependent rRNA methyltransferase — protein MAKIVLQRGKEKKIQNFYPNVFQDEIREKIGVMKTGDLVDIVTEEMEFIARGYVTEGSSAYVRILSTKEEKIDKNFFQRRIRNAYERRKNLLQETNCVRVFFSEGDGIPGLIIDKFEHYVAVQFRNSGLEAFRQEILNAIKKYLKPKGIYERSDVENRTHEGVEQKTGILFGEIPERIVMEDNGVKYHIDIVNGQKTGFFLDQRDSRKFIQRYIDERTRFLDVFSSSGGFSMAALRDGAKEVIAIDKDAHALALCRENYVLNNFHSPFSTMEGDAFLLLETLGNRKEKFDIITLDPPSLIKRKAEIYRGRDFFLDLCEKSIPLLEENGILGVMTCAYHISLQDLIEVTRMAASKHGKKLRVLGVNYQPEDHPWILHIPETLYLKALWVQIVED, from the coding sequence ATGGCAAAGATTGTGTTGCAACGAGGCAAAGAGAAAAAAATACAAAACTTTTATCCCAATGTTTTTCAGGATGAAATCCGAGAGAAAATAGGAGTGATGAAAACAGGAGATTTGGTGGATATTGTGACCGAGGAAATGGAATTTATCGCAAGAGGCTATGTTACGGAGGGAAGTTCCGCCTATGTAAGAATACTTAGCACCAAAGAAGAGAAAATTGACAAAAATTTTTTTCAAAGAAGGATTCGAAATGCCTACGAGAGAAGAAAGAATCTTTTGCAAGAAACCAACTGTGTTCGTGTCTTCTTTTCAGAAGGAGATGGCATTCCCGGATTGATTATTGATAAGTTTGAACACTATGTTGCCGTACAATTTCGAAATTCCGGTTTGGAAGCTTTTCGTCAGGAGATTCTCAATGCCATCAAGAAATATTTAAAGCCGAAAGGAATTTATGAGAGAAGTGATGTAGAAAATCGAACTCATGAGGGAGTTGAGCAAAAGACCGGAATTCTTTTCGGAGAGATTCCGGAACGAATTGTGATGGAAGACAATGGAGTGAAGTATCATATTGACATTGTCAATGGGCAAAAGACAGGATTTTTCCTGGACCAGAGGGATTCCAGAAAATTTATTCAGAGATACATTGATGAAAGAACTCGTTTCTTAGATGTCTTTTCAAGCAGTGGAGGATTTTCCATGGCAGCCTTACGAGATGGAGCGAAGGAGGTTATCGCGATTGATAAGGATGCTCATGCTTTAGCACTGTGTCGAGAAAACTATGTATTGAACAACTTTCATTCCCCTTTCTCTACTATGGAGGGAGATGCGTTTCTTTTACTAGAAACTTTAGGAAATCGAAAGGAGAAATTTGATATTATCACTTTGGATCCTCCCTCTTTGATTAAAAGAAAGGCGGAAATTTATCGAGGACGAGATTTTTTTCTCGACTTGTGTGAAAAAAGTATCCCTCTCTTGGAAGAAAATGGAATTTTAGGAGTGATGACCTGTGCCTATCATATTTCTTTGCAGGATTTGATTGAAGTCACCCGAATGGCGGCTTCCAAACATGGTAAGAAGCTGAGAGTCTTGGGAGTTAACTATCAACCGGAAGATCATCCTTGGATTTTGCATATTCCGGAAACGTTATATTTGAAAGCACTTTGGGTACAGATCGTAGAGGACTAA